The DNA window ACGCCAAGGGGCGACACTGACAGGAGTGGCAATCATCCCGATTGAACCGCATCCCCACCGCAATCGATGACGAGCACGAGCAGCAGATCGTCTTGAAGGCGGTCACCTATTTCGAGGACGGGATGATACCGTTCGATACCTTCTATGCGGCGACTGCCGAAACTCGCGAGTTGCCGATTTGCTCGTTCGACAAAACGTATGAGGATGTTGATCCAGCTCCCGTTGGAACCACAGCGTAGTAAGGAAGAATAGCGGTAGGTGACATTACCGAACGTCAGCGAGGACGTATCGCTGCCGACGGATTGGCTGACTCAGCCGCGATTGAACAATCACTGTATCCGGTGTCGACCGTCAATCGGCAGAGTCGTGTTTTGTTGTCGGATAGTCATGGTTGTCGAGCACCTATCTCAGTCAACGAACGTGAGCGCCCCCCCAAATTCGAGTGGGATCGATCCCTTCCGGTAACCCTCAATCAGACCACTTGGTCGGGCGCGATAGACGATGACTGGCCGGTGGTGAACAGCCGGTTGGTCGTTCCGAACCGCGGCCCACTGCTCCCCACTAAAACTCGAGCAATCAACGAAGAGGATAGCGCCTCCTCCATGTTTGGCGAGCTGTCCATTTGTTTTCGTCTCGACAGTATCCCGAACAGCAGCGACGGGACCGGCGGCGACGCGGGTTTGGGGCTGCTGTGGACGGGTTACCTCGACGAGGACGTTCGTCGCGGCGTCGGTCGCCCGGTAGTCTAGGGAGTGTCCAGTCGTCACTTCGATCTCCGGGACAATGGTGTAGCCCGCATCGACGATGATCCTCGCGGCGATGAATTCGCCCATCGCGGCACTCATGCGGACACGATTGACATGATCGCTGGTACCGAGTTTGCCGGCCATCGTGTGTCGATACTCGTCCAGCGCGCCGGTAGTAAGAACGTCCTCAAAGAATCGAGTCGTCTCACGCCAGCTGGCATCTGGAAATCCCGCCGCATGATCTCGGAAGAACGCTCGCGTCGAGTCACGACCGTCTTTCGACATAAATACCGGCAGGAAA is part of the Halocatena salina genome and encodes:
- a CDS encoding DUF5784 family protein, which codes for MAQPLRFRYSSQSWDDQRVRQQILQPLRGNIGARAVTPRFDINGGWDTHRFEMTNGDVALFARQNGEAYWMGNTETPNSLWQTDKFDWDEVPYHVSRWAQRELLATLHEEDPWLADYPHLSWFFLPVFMSKDGRDSTRAFFRDHAAGFPDASWRETTRFFEDVLTTGALDEYRHTMAGKLGTSDHVNRVRMSAAMGEFIAARIIVDAGYTIVPEIEVTTGHSLDYRATDAATNVLVEVTRPQQPQTRVAAGPVAAVRDTVETKTNGQLAKHGGGAILFVDCSSFSGEQWAAVRNDQPAVHHRPVIVYRARPSGLIEGYRKGSIPLEFGGALTFVD